Proteins from one Hyperolius riggenbachi isolate aHypRig1 chromosome 2, aHypRig1.pri, whole genome shotgun sequence genomic window:
- the ZC3H10 gene encoding zinc finger CCCH domain-containing protein 10, with the protein MPNRDNYTNGGSSASGSEDAASPVEYVCRDFLRNVCKRGKRCRFKHPDSSDVSDLGVQKNEFVFCHDFQNKECGRINCRFIHGTKDDEDHYKTTGELPPRLRHKVAVGLGLSPTDLASKDEIPICRDFLKGECQRGDRCKFRHLQREYDYQFEYTGDRRGGVMNTGSAVGGLSTTATRNFEQFGSFNSLSEPEYYPSSTYYRYGDRFDDPVMKKRRVGYDGYYNVSPVEYRMLEEENVMLRRRVEDLKKQVSVLAATNEVLLDQNAQFRSQAKVVTLSTLSTTAPTSEQAVGTVTNYNHGIAQTHTTLSSQALQPRPVTQQELVASTGAPASAQSNAAPQLNPEITPLSAALAQTIAQGMAPPVSMAPVAVSVAPVAVSMAQPLPVITMSQCTTPMVTYPIASQSMRITAIPH; encoded by the coding sequence ATGCCGAACAGGGATAATTATACAAATGGCGGCAGCAGTGCTAGTGGCAGCGAAGACGCAGCGTCACCTGTGGAATACGTGTGCCGTGACTTTCTGCGCAACGTGTGCAAGCGAGGCAAGCGCTGCCGCTTCAAGCATCCAGATTCCAGTGATGTCTCTGACCTAGGAGTGCAAAAGAATGAATTTGTTTTTTGCCACGACTTTCAGAATAAGGAGTGTGGGCGTATTAACTGCCGCTTCATCCATGGTACCAAGGATGATGAAGATCATTACAAGACAACGGGAGAGCTGCCTCCTCGCTTGCGTCATAAAGTAGCCGTTGGACTCGGCTTGTCTCCAACTGACCTGGCTAGTAAGGATGAGATTCCCATTtgccgggatttcctgaagggtgaATGCCAGCGGGGGGATAGGTGCAAGTTTCGCCACTTGCAGAGAGAATATGATTACCAATTTGAATATACAGGTGATCGGCGTGGAGGGGTGATGAATACGGGTTCAGCAGTTGGAGGCTTGTCTACCACTGCAACCCGTAATTTTGAGCAATTTGGTTCTTTCAATAGCCTTTCAGAACCAGAATACTATCCTTCCTCTACATATTATCGCTATGGGGATCGCTTTGATGATCCAGTGATGAAGAAAAGGCGTGTGGGCTATGATGGGTACTATAATGTATCCCCAGTGGAATACCGTATGTTAGAGGAAGAAAATGTAATGCTTCGTAGGCGTGTTGAGGATTTAAAAAAGCAGGTTTCTGTCTTGGCAGCAACCAATGAAGTCTTGCTCGATCAGAATGCTCAGTTCCGTAGTCAAGCCAAAGTTGTTACACTCAGCACTCTGAGCACCACAGCTCCAACCAGTGAGCAAGCAGTAGGAACTGTGACTAATTACAACCATGGCATTGCACAAACCCACACCACTTTAAGCAGTCAGGCATTACAGCCCCGACCAGTTACTCAGCAAGAGTTAGTGGCCTCCACCGGTGCCCCTGCTTCTGCCCAGAGCAATGCAGCCCCTCAGCTTAATCCTGAAATTACACCACTTTCTGCTGCACTGGCTCAAACGATTGCTCAAGGAATGGCACCACCCGTTTCCATGGCACCTGTAGCAGTTTCTGTTGCTCCTGTTGCAGTTTCCATGGCACAGCCATTGCCAGTTATCACCATGAGTCAGTGCACCACACCTATGGTAACCTATCCCATTGCTTCACAAAGCATGCGAATAACAGCTATTCCCCACTAA